TCATCTGCTTTTTGTTTGTCCAGAGGTTTACGGCGGGCTTAGCACGCCAAGAGAACCGGCTGAGATGAAAAATGGTGCGGTTGTTTGTAAATTTTCAGGTAAAGATGTGAGTAAAAATTTTAAAAGTGGAGCAGATATTTGCCTAAAGATAGCCAAGCTAAATGGTTGCAAAAAGGCTATTTTAAAATCAAAAAGTCCAAGTTGTGGAAGTGGGCAAATTTATGACGGAAGTTTTAGTAAGAGGCTTATTTTAGGTGATGGCATCACAGCAAAACTGCTAAAAGAAAATGAAATTTTAGTTTACAGCGAAGATGAGATAGTGGGGCTTTAATGTTTGATAGGCTAAAAGACAACATTATGCTTGAGGTGATTTTTAAGTACATCATCTTGTTGCTGCTTTTTATCTGTGTGATCGGTCTTTTTATGAGTGGCATTCTTTTCTTAAATGGGGAGATGAGTGAAAATTCGCTGAATTTACACATTTTCTTCGGCTTTAGTTTGGTTGTTTTGACGATCGTTCATAGTTATGTTAAGAAGAAAAAGCTAAAGAAACTAAGCCTTGAGTTTAAAAATATATTAAATCACAAGCCAGTGCAGATGGACTGCAATACAACCAGGTTTTTAAACGCTCTAAATGATGTAAAAGTGGGCGATCTTTCAAAGAAATTTGGCTCTGATATTGTAGAAATTTTAAGATCAAATGACATAAAAGTAAAAAGCGAGAATGAGACCATGAAGCAAATTTGTAAAAACAACGATGAAAAGATGTTTTACATTTTTGTTTTGATCGTCGAAGCTATATTTAAGGATAAGGAAAAAAGTTGAAAAAAGGTATATTTTTAGCATTTAGTGTTGCTTTGTTTTTGGGATGTTCGCAGACCCAGCCAAAGCCAAGTGTGCAAAATTCTTTACCAGATGAAAATGTATATAAGCCAAATGAACGCATTAGTTTGCTTGATTTTGAAATGAAGCAAGATGCCTCGTCGCTACCGCAAAATATGCAAAGCGCAAGTTTTGACCAAGAAGAAATTTTAAAAAGAAGGTTTAAGGTTTTTACATTAAGGGGCGTAAAATTTAATCCAAACGATGTCTTTTGGGCATTTAATATATATAAGCCAAGCGAGAAGAGAAAGTATTTTGGCTCAAATTTTAGACAGATACCTCAAAGCTGGTTTGACGCACAAAAGGACAATGCAAATTTTTCAGCTCTTTCAAGCATCTCTGCTTATGCTCTAACTTCGGCAAACACAGCTTTAAGAAATTTCCCAACCGATGAGCCGATATTTTTAAACCCGCAAACTCCAGGCGAGGGCTATCCGTTTGATTATCTGCAAGAATCAACACTAAGCATCGCTCATCCACTTTTTGTCTCACATTTTTCTAAAGACAGGGCATGGGCGTTTGTTAGCGATGATGCGGTTTGGGGCTGGGTAAAGGTCGAGGATATAAAATTTATAAGTGATGATGAGGTAAACGCCTATCAAAAATCAAGTTTTGTAACTATAAAAACGGATAAGATGCCAGTTTATGACAAGGTTGGAAATTTCTTATTTTACTCAAGAGTCGGAGCGATACTTCCTGTTTTGGCACAGGATGATAAAAACTACTACGGTAAAATTTATGTAAGAAATCTCTTGAGAGAATTTGTGTTGCCAAAGTCTGTTGGCGCTCTTTTTCCTCTTAAATTTAATGACTCAAATCTAAAAACACTTATTAGCTCTCTTCTTACTCAGCCTTATGGTTGGGGTGGGGTCGATAAGCTAAGGGATTGCTCGCTTTTTACCAAAGATCTGCTGGCTAGCTTTGGTGTGTGGCTACCTAGAAACTCAAAAGCCCAGGCAAACATGGGACAAAAATTTGATCTAAAAGGACTTAGTAACGCCGCTAAAACAAAAGAGATAAAAGAAAAAGGGGTGCCATATCTTACGCTTGTGCATCTGCCAGGGCACATAATGCTTTATGCTGGGTACAAGGGCGATGATATCTACGTGGTGCATGATGCTTGGGGGTTAAAAACTGAAAATAACGGCAGAGCGTTAATCGGTGCTACGGCAGTAACTACATTAAACATCGGACAAAACAGAAGCGATATACAAAACTCAAATTTGCTTATTTCAAAGGTCGATTCTATAAATGTGATAAAGCCCGAAAATGTAATAAGTGATAAAGCTAGAAAAATTTCAGCTTTACAAAGAGCTTATGATGTTAAGGTCGAGGATAATTTAGTCAAATTTGGTGATGGAACAATATTTGTCTATGATGACTTTAAACAAAAAGATGATGAGTGTAGTATCGGTGCTGATATAGAGGATATGAATGCGCTTGATTACGCTGCATTTTCGCCGCTTAGCACCGTACTAAGCGATGCTGGCAGATGTAGAAATTATGAATTTTTAGGCAAAATTTATGGCTCAAGCGAGAGCGAGGTAAAAGCAAATTTGGTAGATGTTGTTTGGCTAAAAGATAGCCTTGCGCTAAAACTACCATTTAACTCTAAAAATGGAGCCGCAGCTGCTTTGCAAGACGTAAGCAATGAGCTAAATGAGATGGCAAAGAGTGATGCAAGCTTGCTTGAGTATTTAAAAAATCCAGGCGGAACATTTAAATGGCGCATCATCGCGGGCACAAACCGCTTGAGTCCCCACAGCTACGGCATTGCGATCGATATAAATGTGAAAAAGAGCCACTATTGGCAGTGGAGCAATGGCTACCAAAATCTCATCCCTGAAAAGATAGTGCGTATTTTTGAAAAACATAAATTTATCTGGGGCGGACGCTGGAAGCACTTTGATACGATGCACTTTGAGTATCGCCCAGAGATGTTTGAGTAGATGCTAGATCAAATTTTAGAAATTTTATCTCACTCAAACGTCTTTTTAACAGGTGGCGGCGGTGTTGGCAAGAGCTATCTAACTGCCTCTGTCATCAGACACTACAAAGAAAATTTTAAAAACGTCATAATCCTTGGCTCAACTGGCATAAGTGCTGTTAGCCTTGGCGGAGTTAGCTTGCATAGCTTTTTTAAATTTGGCTACTGCAAGGACTATGAGGAGCTAAGACGCTTTGACTATCATCAAAAAGACAAACTAAGCAAGCTACGAAATATGCTAGATGCTTGTGATCTGCTTGTAATTGATGAAATTTCAATGGTGAGCTCAGATTTAATGGAGATGATAAGATACCGACTACTTACTTCCAAATTTAAAGGTAGGGTGCTTATAGTGGGTGATTTTTATCAGCTTCCACCAGTGCAAAAGGAGCAAAACGAAAATAGGCTTTTTAATTTTTTATACGCTTTTAACTCCAGTGCATGGGAGGATATGAAATTTACAAATGTTGAACTACTAGTCTCAAAACGTACAAACGATCTTAAATTTTATGAAATTCTCTCTCGCCTAAGAGTTGGCGAGCTAGATGATGAAATAATGAGCTATATAGAGAGTTTAAGAGTGACCAAGATAGAGCCAGATGATGATACGAGTGTGCTTTTTGGCAGAAACGCCGAGGCTGAAATGCTAAATCAAAAAAGGCTCTCAGAGCTTAGCACGCCACTTGAAATTTCAAACTCATATGTGAGCATTTTGGATGAAAATTTAGATAAAAAAGAATTTGAAAAATGGGCAAATACGCTAAATATCTCAAGGGATTTGGAGATGAAGATAGGCGCTAAGATTATCTTTACGTCAAATAAATGGGGTGAGTACTATAACGGTGAGCAAGGCAAGATCATGCAAATCTTAAAAGAAAACGGAGTCATCTCAAGCGTGATCGTGAAAAAAGATAGCGGCGAAATTTGCGAGATAGAAAAAGCCGCTTATATATTTAGTTCGTTAAATTTAAACGAAGATGAGATCGAAGAAAATGTACAAGCCTCGCTCCATCAGTTTCCATTTAAGCTCGCTTACGCTCTAACCATCCACAAGTCTCAAGGTATGAGCATAGACTCGCTCATTTGTAATATCAACCACATTTTTGCCAAAGGACAACTCTATGTCGCACTTTCTCGTGCAGTAAGTCCTAAAAATTTAAAACTTTTTTATGATAAAAAAAGTGATTTTAGGCAGCATTTAAGAAAAGTGGTTAAAATTGACGACGAAGTTAAGAAATTTTACCAAGAAAACGTATTTTTGCATATTAAGGAGAATTTATGAAAAAGCTATTTTTAAGCCTTGCTTTTTGTGTTTTTGCATTTGCAGACGTACTAAAAGTAAGAGATTTTCAAACAGATATCTACTCAAAAGCTGGACAAAATTTAACAAAAAAGATAAATATGAACCTTGAAGTCGTTGGACGTGATGTTGAAGAAAATGAAGCGTATGTGCTTGATGCTTTAAACATAATAGTTGGTAGCTTTTACGTGGAAGATATTTTAACCTCAATGGGAAAAGAGAAATTTAAAGAGCTTTTTATAAAATACGCAGCCAAAAAGCACTCTCTTGATATCGATGATGTGCTTATCTTAAATATAAAAGTGATAAATAATCTTGAGCTAAGCGAGATCATAAAAGCAATAAAGAGCCAAAATTTATGCTCCGATCCAAGTGTTAATGAAGAGATTGTAACAAAACCAGAAAAGAAGAAAAAAGGCAATGAGATCATCATCTCGCCAGATCCAAATGACGTAGTTCAAAAACCTATTGATCTAAATAATGTGCAGGAATTTGGAAAAGACTTTGGGGAGAAGTGAGTAAATTTGGCTAAAGCTAGCCAAATTTATTGATTTACGATGTCGTAACCTTGAGGAATGACAGGAGTTAGCGTCTCTTGTGGTATGAGTGCGTCTTTTACTGGATTGCTTAGAGTTATTTTTATCTTATTTGAAAGCTTGTCTTTATAATCAATCGTTGTTGGAAGCGTGTTTTTAATGGTTATAAAGTACTCAACTCCGTCATATATTGCTTTGTAAAGTGTTGGTTGAATTTGCTCTGCATGAGCTAAAATTTGCGTCAAATTTGGCGTATCATCAAGCTTTGAAATGATAGCTTGCTCAAGCTCGTCCTCAATTACTATCACACGTTCTTTGTTAAAATAAATTCTCTTTGGCGTTGGACTTTCATATATCCAAAGTGCAGTATTGTCGTTTTTTGCGTAAAATCTACCCTTATAATTTATGCTTTTGCCTTCGCTAAATACAGTTTGCGTAAAGTCACTTTGAAGGCTTTTGAAATTTAAGCCAGCACCAAATGAGCAAACTGCAACGAGAGAGGCAACTAGAAATTTTCTCATTTTTTATCCTTTTTTGGCGTATTCTAGCCCAGTTTAATTAAATAAATAGTTAAACTATGCTAAGATCCAAAGTTTAAAAATTTAGGAAGGTAAAATAATGATTTCATCGGTATTTAGAAAGATTTTTGGCACCAAAAACGATAGAGAAGTCAAAAAGTATATAAGACGCGTTGCACAGATAAATGCACTCGAGCCAACTTATGAAAAGATGAGTGACGACGAGCTTAAGATCAAATTTAATGAGCTAAAAGCTCAAGTAATAGAAGAAAAAGTCACTTTAGATGAAATTTTAAATGATGTTTTTGCGATCGTTAGAGAGGCTAGCAAAAGGGTGCTTAAGATGCGCCATTTTGACGTGCAGCTAATAGGCGGTATGGTGCTAAACGAGGGTAGGATCGCTGAGATGAAAACTGGCGAGGGTAAGACCTTGGTTGCAACTTTGCCAGTTATATTAAACGCGATGAGCGGCAAGGGCGTACACGTAGTAACCGTAAATGACTACCTTGCAAAGCGTGACGCTACGCAAATGGGCGAGCTTTATAATTTTTTAGGCTTAAGCGTTGATGTAATACTAAGCGGCGGATACGATGATAACGTAAGACAAGCTGCTTATAACGCCGACATAACATACGGCACAAATTCAGAATTTGGCTTTGATTATTTACGTGACAATATGAAATTTGAAGCTGGTCAAAAGGTGCAAAGAGGCCATAACTTCGTTATCGTGGACGAGGTCGATAGTATCTTGATAGACGAGGCTAGAACTCCGCTTATAATCTCTGGCCCAACAAACCGCACGCTTGATGGCTATATAAGAGCCGATCAAGTCGCAAAACAGCTTACTAGAGGCACTCCAGCTGATCCAAACGTGCCAGGCTCAAAGCCAACGGGAGACTTTATAGTAGATGAAAAAAATAGAACGATAATGATCACAGAAGCTGGCATAAGCAAGGCTGAAA
This window of the Campylobacter concisus genome carries:
- a CDS encoding DUF523 domain-containing protein; amino-acid sequence: MREKILISACLVGINCKFNGENNLLNKDVLDEISKRYHLLFVCPEVYGGLSTPREPAEMKNGAVVCKFSGKDVSKNFKSGADICLKIAKLNGCKKAILKSKSPSCGSGQIYDGSFSKRLILGDGITAKLLKENEILVYSEDEIVGL
- a CDS encoding chemotaxis protein, which translates into the protein MFDRLKDNIMLEVIFKYIILLLLFICVIGLFMSGILFLNGEMSENSLNLHIFFGFSLVVLTIVHSYVKKKKLKKLSLEFKNILNHKPVQMDCNTTRFLNALNDVKVGDLSKKFGSDIVEILRSNDIKVKSENETMKQICKNNDEKMFYIFVLIVEAIFKDKEKS
- a CDS encoding SH3 domain-containing protein; translated protein: MKKGIFLAFSVALFLGCSQTQPKPSVQNSLPDENVYKPNERISLLDFEMKQDASSLPQNMQSASFDQEEILKRRFKVFTLRGVKFNPNDVFWAFNIYKPSEKRKYFGSNFRQIPQSWFDAQKDNANFSALSSISAYALTSANTALRNFPTDEPIFLNPQTPGEGYPFDYLQESTLSIAHPLFVSHFSKDRAWAFVSDDAVWGWVKVEDIKFISDDEVNAYQKSSFVTIKTDKMPVYDKVGNFLFYSRVGAILPVLAQDDKNYYGKIYVRNLLREFVLPKSVGALFPLKFNDSNLKTLISSLLTQPYGWGGVDKLRDCSLFTKDLLASFGVWLPRNSKAQANMGQKFDLKGLSNAAKTKEIKEKGVPYLTLVHLPGHIMLYAGYKGDDIYVVHDAWGLKTENNGRALIGATAVTTLNIGQNRSDIQNSNLLISKVDSINVIKPENVISDKARKISALQRAYDVKVEDNLVKFGDGTIFVYDDFKQKDDECSIGADIEDMNALDYAAFSPLSTVLSDAGRCRNYEFLGKIYGSSESEVKANLVDVVWLKDSLALKLPFNSKNGAAAALQDVSNELNEMAKSDASLLEYLKNPGGTFKWRIIAGTNRLSPHSYGIAIDINVKKSHYWQWSNGYQNLIPEKIVRIFEKHKFIWGGRWKHFDTMHFEYRPEMFE
- a CDS encoding ATP-dependent RecD-like DNA helicase, with translation MLDQILEILSHSNVFLTGGGGVGKSYLTASVIRHYKENFKNVIILGSTGISAVSLGGVSLHSFFKFGYCKDYEELRRFDYHQKDKLSKLRNMLDACDLLVIDEISMVSSDLMEMIRYRLLTSKFKGRVLIVGDFYQLPPVQKEQNENRLFNFLYAFNSSAWEDMKFTNVELLVSKRTNDLKFYEILSRLRVGELDDEIMSYIESLRVTKIEPDDDTSVLFGRNAEAEMLNQKRLSELSTPLEISNSYVSILDENLDKKEFEKWANTLNISRDLEMKIGAKIIFTSNKWGEYYNGEQGKIMQILKENGVISSVIVKKDSGEICEIEKAAYIFSSLNLNEDEIEENVQASLHQFPFKLAYALTIHKSQGMSIDSLICNINHIFAKGQLYVALSRAVSPKNLKLFYDKKSDFRQHLRKVVKIDDEVKKFYQENVFLHIKENL
- the lolA gene encoding LolA-like outer membrane lipoprotein chaperone, with amino-acid sequence MRKFLVASLVAVCSFGAGLNFKSLQSDFTQTVFSEGKSINYKGRFYAKNDNTALWIYESPTPKRIYFNKERVIVIEDELEQAIISKLDDTPNLTQILAHAEQIQPTLYKAIYDGVEYFITIKNTLPTTIDYKDKLSNKIKITLSNPVKDALIPQETLTPVIPQGYDIVNQ